The sequence aaacaaaaaaaaaaaaaaagttaatcctcaaACAATTATTCTAATTTTATTTCTTGTTGTTCCACACACAAAACACCTGTTTTTCTTCTTACGAGATCCAAAAAGCTAAAAATCGAAGATATGATGTGTATGGTTTCCAGAACTGGACGTGATTTGCAACGTTACGATATGGGTCGTAGACTCGTCGTCGGGTACTTGTTTTAAGTTATACATGACTTTACTTTATATAGATAACTGCCTATGTTTCTATTTATGACTTAAGTTTGAAAAACttaaatatacatatcataatttctaataatgtacgTACGTAACACTTGAAAATAAATACTCCGGACATGCTAATGTTTAACCGGCCTAGGTTGATAACTTTTTGGGTATGATTATAATTACCAAAATTCGATCTTTATGCAGGTGTATTCCCTATAGATATAAAAATGTAAATGGTGAAGTTGAAGTCCTCGTTATCAGCTCGCAGAAAGGCCATGCTATGATGTTTCCTAAGGTATTTATTTAATATAGTTTTTCAGTAATTATActgtaaataaaatttaaaattattaaaaattgttGGAAAAGACCAAAAGAAATAGAGACAGGCCACTTGATTTGAACAAATACTAGTACTATATATAGACTATATATGGCCCACATAAACTAATTTATACTCCTTTGTCTCATAGTAGTAAgtcttaaagttttttttttttccctCTAATATCTttattttatttgtgttatataatagttAGTGAAACTCATGTCAATAAAAAGTATATCAAAattcaattcattcatataatttttatcaaatattatataatacaaataaatatatttaatgttaaAGTTGAGAAATAAACACTTTGAAAACTAAAAAACGAGACACTTATTATTATGGAATGGAAGGAGTACTTGCATGCATTGTTTGGGTGTACTCATGGAATAATGTCAGAGATTGTAATAGGATAAAACCCTTCACTACTGGGTATATGCCCTTTTGGGGCGGGATAACTCGCCGTCAATGAGCCTAAAATATGCGCAAAAACCTTTTTTTATATCTAAGTAAAAGTTTTTCATGTCAAACTACTCAAGAAGGGAGTAGTTTCTATCAAATGTATGCAGCCTATATGGGTTTCTCATTACCGTTTTCAATCCTATTTGGAGTAACCAAGGGTCAGGGTTCCAATCACTGAATTTTTGGGTTTATTTGAAGAGCAGTGCAACTTTATCCATTTACACTTAATTATCTGGTTAATAAAATTTGACATAATATAATTTAAAACGACAATCGCAGGGAGGTTGGGAGTTGGATGAATCTGTTGAAGAAGCTGCTTCAAGGGAGTGCTTCGAAGAAGCTGGTGTTGTTGGCATAGTCGaggtttgaatatatatatatacatttaattttgAAGAAATTAAAGAtcggtttaattgtttaattaattAATACAACTAATATGAGACTCAATTATATGATGTATATGTATGTGTTGCAGTGTGAATTAGGAAAATGGAGTTTCAAAAGCAAAAGCCAAGGAATATATCGCGAAGGGTACATGTTTCCGATGCTTGTAGCCGAACAACTTGAATTTTGGCCTGAGAAAAACCTTCGCCAAAGAGTTTGGGTGAGTTCTGAGTTTTTTCTTTCACGAGTAGCTTAACGATTCGGATTTCCTCCAGAAAGTGCGTGC comes from Rutidosis leptorrhynchoides isolate AG116_Rl617_1_P2 chromosome 4, CSIRO_AGI_Rlap_v1, whole genome shotgun sequence and encodes:
- the LOC139839975 gene encoding nudix hydrolase 17, mitochondrial-like isoform X1; the protein is MMCMVSRTGRDLQRYDMGRRLVVGCIPYRYKNVNGEVEVLVISSQKGHAMMFPKGGWELDESVEEAASRECFEEAGVVGIVECELGKWSFKSKSQGIYREGYMFPMLVAEQLEFWPEKNLRQRVWMKVEEAREVCQSWWMKEALDVFIERLTSPNKISSISFS
- the LOC139839975 gene encoding nudix hydrolase 17, mitochondrial-like isoform X2, translated to MMCMVSRTGRDLQRYDMGRRLVVGCIPYRYKNVNGEVEVLVISSQKGHAMMFPKGGWELDESVEEAASRECFEEAGVVGIVECELGKWSFKSKSQGIYREGYMFPMLVAEQLEFWPEKNLRQRVWDGGFNF